From a region of the Acinetobacter larvae genome:
- a CDS encoding PA3496 family putative envelope integrity protein, translated as MSSTDFELDDNFGDDDAGFDEVSSKISAKESLEKRRLIDDLLAQRRLDRELKDFEYDFDEDDDDFDED; from the coding sequence GTGTCTTCCACAGACTTTGAACTAGATGATAATTTCGGCGATGACGACGCTGGTTTCGATGAAGTATCTAGTAAAATTAGTGCCAAAGAGTCCTTAGAGAAACGCCGTTTAATCGATGATTTGTTGGCGCAACGTCGTTTAGACCGTGAACTCAAAGACTTTGAATATGATTTTGATGAAGATGATGACGATTTTGACGAAGATTAA